From the Rhodopirellula bahusiensis genome, one window contains:
- a CDS encoding sulfatase family protein produces the protein MAISDDQSFPHTSAYGYQAIQTPAFDRVARTGVLFNNAFTPAPGCSPMRAAFLTGRNIWQIEHAGTHASSFDTKYEVYQDRLEKAGYFVGYTGKGWGPGNWKVSERSRNPAGPVFSSKKSKSPGGISSVDYAANFDAFLDQRPDDAPFSFWFGCQEPHRVFEKGIGLKNGMDPAKVVVPEFLPDTPEIRSDILDYCYEIQWFDQHFGRMLESLEKAGELDNTIVIVTSDNGMAFPRAKANVYEYGIHMPLAISWPGKVKGDRAVDDLVNLIDVTATIYEATEVQPPEKTPLSGRSLVGLLRSGKRGIVEPDRDAIFSGRERHSSVRYQSLGYPQRCVRTDQYLYIRNFRPERWPAGAPQKFGSGSYPKNKAILAEELGPMHEGYHDIDGCPSLTFLVENHDDAELAKYLQWAVAKRPAEELFDIQSDPACLNDLSAKPEFADVKQTLSERLNDYLTETNDPRVSGPNGGDVWETYPRYSGLRWFPTPDWATQSPDRVPKLEWLEKRRPK, from the coding sequence GTGGCGATCTCTGATGATCAATCGTTCCCTCATACGTCGGCGTACGGTTACCAAGCCATCCAAACGCCCGCGTTTGATCGTGTTGCACGGACCGGAGTCTTGTTCAACAACGCGTTCACTCCGGCGCCTGGATGCAGCCCCATGCGAGCTGCGTTTTTGACCGGACGAAACATCTGGCAGATTGAACACGCCGGGACGCACGCCAGTTCGTTCGACACGAAGTACGAGGTCTACCAAGACCGACTGGAAAAGGCCGGTTACTTCGTCGGCTACACCGGCAAAGGATGGGGACCGGGCAATTGGAAAGTCAGCGAGCGATCTCGCAATCCGGCAGGGCCAGTGTTCTCGTCGAAGAAGTCCAAGTCACCCGGTGGGATCAGCAGTGTCGACTACGCCGCGAATTTTGATGCGTTCTTGGATCAGAGACCCGATGATGCACCATTCAGTTTTTGGTTTGGTTGCCAAGAACCTCATCGAGTGTTTGAGAAAGGCATCGGGCTAAAGAACGGAATGGATCCGGCCAAAGTCGTTGTGCCGGAGTTCTTGCCGGACACGCCTGAGATCCGCAGCGACATCCTGGATTACTGCTACGAGATCCAGTGGTTCGACCAGCATTTCGGCCGCATGCTGGAGTCGCTCGAGAAAGCCGGCGAGCTGGACAACACGATCGTGATCGTGACCAGTGACAACGGCATGGCGTTTCCGCGAGCCAAAGCGAACGTCTATGAGTATGGCATTCACATGCCGCTGGCGATCAGTTGGCCGGGCAAGGTGAAGGGTGATCGAGCCGTTGATGATCTAGTTAACTTGATCGATGTGACCGCGACGATCTATGAAGCAACCGAGGTTCAGCCTCCCGAGAAAACGCCTTTGAGTGGACGCAGTTTGGTGGGGCTGCTTCGGTCTGGCAAACGTGGAATCGTTGAACCCGATCGCGATGCGATTTTCTCTGGGCGCGAGCGACACTCGTCAGTCAGGTATCAATCTCTCGGCTACCCACAGCGATGCGTCCGGACGGATCAATACCTTTACATTCGCAACTTCCGTCCCGAACGCTGGCCTGCCGGTGCACCCCAGAAGTTTGGCTCGGGAAGTTACCCGAAGAACAAAGCGATTCTCGCCGAAGAATTGGGGCCCATGCACGAAGGCTACCACGACATCGACGGTTGCCCATCGCTCACGTTCTTGGTCGAAAATCACGACGATGCGGAGCTGGCAAAGTACTTGCAATGGGCCGTCGCAAAGCGGCCCGCAGAAGAACTGTTTGACATTCAATCCGATCCCGCTTGCTTGAATGACTTGTCCGCCAAGCCTGAATTCGCAGACGTCAAGCAAACCTTGAGTGAGCGACTGAACGATTACCTCACCGAGACAAACGATCCACGAGTGTCTGGGCCAAACGGTGGCGATGTTTGGGAAACCTACCCGCGATACAGCGGTTTGCGTTGGTTCCCCACACCTGACTGGGCGACTCAATCGCCAGATCGCGTTCCCAAGCTCGAGTGGTTGGAAAAGCGTCGTCCGAAGTAG